From Candidatus Thermoplasmatota archaeon:
CCCCGCGCCCAGGACGCCCGACGCGCTCACGGAGGAAACAGAGCTGCTCGAAGCGCCGCCGGCCGCCGCTTCCACAGCGCCGGCTCCCGCGAAGAAACCGCGCGAAGAGCCGAGCACGATTGCGATCCAGGAGACGGGCAAGTACCGCATCGACGTGGAGGCCCTCCTCCACGACTCCCCGATCATCGTCGAGAAGGAGGGCGTCTACCTCATCCACCTGCCAAGCGCCTTCGAGAACGCGCAGAAGCAGGGCAAGGCCTAGAGTCCGTTCCCGACGCTTGCTCCAGAAAGCCCATCCGACCCGCCGCGCGGAATCGTTCGCATGGGGGGCAAGGGGCTTGCCATCGAGAAGGACGATGCGTTCCAGCGCCGCGAGTGGAGGGCTCAGCGCGTCGGGTGGGCCGCCATGGCCCTCGTTCTTGCGCTTGCCGCGGCGGGATTGTTCGGGACCGGGCCCCTCTCGAAGGCGTCGGTCGAGGGGCAGGCCAACGGGATCGTCGCGTCGCTTGAGCACCCGCGCCTCACGCGCCACGGCGTTCCCGAGCAGGTTTCCATCGTCGTGTCGTCGCCCTCCTCCGAAGCCCCGCTGCGCCTGCGGTTCGAAGGCGAATGGATCCGGTCGGCCAAGGTCGAGTCGATCGCGCCGCCGCCCGCGGGTGGGTCCGTCGCCGCCGGAGGCGCCACGTACGAGTGGGACGTCGGCTCGGGCGGACCGTGGCGCGTGCAGTTCTCCGTTCGCGCGGAGCGCCCCGGACACGCCGCCGGGGCGGTCGCCGTCGAGGTGGGCGACCGGGCGGGCCCGCGACTGCCGCTTGAATGGTTCTCCTGGCCGTGAGGGATGCCCGTGGAGGCTCTTCTTCGCCCGCTTGTCGTGTACGCGTTCCTTGTCGTGGTCCTGCGCCTCG
This genomic window contains:
- a CDS encoding Zn-ribbon containing protein — encoded protein: PAPRTPDALTEETELLEAPPAAASTAPAPAKKPREEPSTIAIQETGKYRIDVEALLHDSPIIVEKEGVYLIHLPSAFENAQKQGKA